A genomic region of Colletotrichum destructivum chromosome 1, complete sequence contains the following coding sequences:
- a CDS encoding Putative short-chain dehydrogenase/reductase SDR, NAD(P)-binding domain superfamily, producing MILSREGFTIDVIARWLRNSVLNPYLSIPFATGLAVVSARRNGAAGLSDLHLDMAHRVAFLAALASFVLSTTEYLNKWSANNWTTDDTWDFDKEIVVVTGGSSGIGHSIVKHILSRNPRATVVVVDLAPLSWEPPRGSDNIHYFQCDLSDTRALKALCDRIRAEVGDPTVLVNNAGIARGRTVMEGSYSDVELTVKTNLVAPFLLTKEFLPHMVRNNHGHIVNVGSMSSVVPPVRIADYSATKAGLTAMHEALQLELKYIHKAPKVRQTLGIFGFIRTPLVPFDPDQPHFMMPLLHVDSVGEAIVNSLYSGFGRTIYLPGIMSPVTVLRAGPEWLWRLARETTASAKDITYTPRQKINDATGQLEMAVSAKEEENWA from the exons ATGATCTTATCACGAGAAGGCTTCACGATAGACGTGATTGCGCGATGGCTTCGAAACTCCGTCCTCAACCCATACCTGTCGATACCCTTTGCCACCGGTCTGGCCGTGGTCTCGGCCAGGAGGAACGGAGCGGCCGGGCTGTCGGACCTTCACTTGGACATGGCCCACCGCGTCGCGTTCCTCGCGGCCCTGGCGAGCTTCGTCCTGTCCACCACGGAGTACCTCAACAAGTGGTCCGCCAACAACtggacgacggacgacacCTGGGACTTTGACAAGGAGATCGTCGTCGTgacgggcggcagcagcggcatcggccaCAGCATCGTCAAGCACATCCTGTCGAGGAACCCGCgggccaccgtcgtcgtcgtcgacctcgccccCCTGTCGTGGGAGCCCCCGCGAGGGTCCGACAACATCCACTACTTCCAGTGCGACCTGTCCGACACCAGGGCGCTCAAGGCGCTCTGTGATCGCATCCGCGCCGAGGTTGGCGATCCcaccgtcctcgtcaacaacgcGGGCATCGCACGGGGCCGCACCGTCATGGAGGGGTCCTACTCCGACGTCGAGCTGACCGTCAAGACGAACCTCGTCGCGCCGTTCCTGCTGACCAAGGAGTTTCTGCCGCACATGGTCCGCAACAACCACGGCCACATCGTCAACGTCGGGTCGATGAGCTCCGTGGTCCCGCCGGTGAGAATCGCCGACTACTCGGCCACCAAGGCCGGGCTGACGGCGATGCATGAg GCGCTCCAACTCGAGTTGAAGTACATCCACAAAGCGCCCAAGGTCCGGCAGACGCTCGGCATCTTCGGCTTCATCCGGACGCCGCTCGTGCCCTTCGACCCCGACCAGCCGCACTTCATGATGCCCCTGCTCCACGTCGACTCCGTGGGGGAGGCCATCGTCAACTCGCTGTACAGCGGCTTCGGGAGGACCATTTACCTGCCCGGCATCATGTCGCCCGTAACAGTCTTG AGGGCCGGTCCGGAGTGGCTGTGGCGGCTTGCGCGGGAGACCACGGCGAGCGCCAAGGACATTACCTACACGCCGCGGCAGAAGATTAACGACGCGACGGGTCAGTTGGAGATGGCGGTTTCCgcaaaggaggaggagaactGGGCCTAG
- a CDS encoding Putative flavin monooxygenase, FAD/NAD(P)-binding domain superfamily: MSKTTDPPSYTQFACVGTGFSAIGLGATLKRWYGIGDIRFFERHSQLGGTWFINQYPGCACDVPSALYSFSFEPNPDWSRVLSPQRELWQYLHDVAAKYGLIDKMRFGVDVERCEWSEARGRWRMTLRRRDTGDVSLHECQFLFAATGQLMQPRELDVPGAARFRGRILHSSRWDDTVDVEGKRVVVFGNGCTASQIVPAVVGETKHLTQVVRSRHWLLPPVDSQNADIIKKFLRYVPGTMTLQRFIVYAFTEEALRGFYMTDGGNRYRRRVQAKAERYMRATAPAKYHDKLIPDFELGCKRRIFDAGYLESLHSENLTLLDDPVREIVPEGIRTDDGVIEADVIVVANGFVTNNAVGGLEIVGRGGETIDQHWESFGGPEAYNCTIANGFPNFFILLGPNSLTGHTSAIIAAENSINFALRIIRPLLEGKGTVVEVTREAEQDYVDRLQEDMQKTVWFTGCTSWYLKDTKDGKKWNGSTWPYSQAYFWYRCLFPNFADLKISGPTHRGRRKGPWRKAAFVAFVGYILSLLFGLARNPLAGNRYWQLLRAVLQMLQSRLFVELQRLKS; the protein is encoded by the exons ATGTCCAAGACGACAGACCCGCCCAGCTACACCCAGTTCGCCTGCGTGGGAACCGGCTTCTCCGCCATCGGGCTCGGGGCCACGCTGAAGAGGTGGTATGGCATCGGCGACATCCGCTTCTTCGAACGGCACAGCCAACTGGGCGGGACGTGGTTCATCAATCAATATCCCG GATGCGCGTGCGACGTGCCCAGCGCGCTGTACAGCTTCTCCTTCGAGCCGAACCCCGACTGGAGCCGCGTGCTGTCCCCCCAGCGCGAGCTGTGGCAGTACCTCCACGACGTGGCCGCCAAGTACGGCCTCATCGACAAGATGcgcttcggcgtcgacgtcgagcgcTGCGAGTGGTCCGAGGCGCGCGGCCGCTGGCGCATGacgctccgccgccgcgacaCGGGCGACGTCTCCCTCCACGAGTGCCAgttcctcttcgccgccacGGGCCAGCTCATGCAGCCccgcgagctcgacgtccccggcgccgcccgcttCCGGGGCCGCATCCTCCACTCGTCCCGCTGGGACGacaccgtcgacgtcgagggcaagcgcgtcgtcgtcttcgggaACGGGTGCACCGCGTCGCAGATCGTcccggccgtcgtcggggagaCGAAGCACCTCACGCAGGTCGTCCGGTCGAGGCACTGGCTTCTGCCGCCCGTCGACTCGCAGAACGCCGACATCATTAAAAAGTTCCTGCGGTACGTGCCGGGCACGATGACGCTGCAGCGCTTCATCGTCTATGCCTTCACCGAGGAGGCGCTGCGCGGGTTCTACATGACGGACGGGGGCAACCGGTACCGCCGGCGCGtccaggccaaggccgagaggtACatgagggcgacggcgccggccaagTACCACGATAAGCTGATTCCCGATTTCGAACTGGGCTGCAAGCGGCGCATCTTTGACGCCGGCTACCTCGAGAGTCTGCACTCGGAAAACCTGACCTTGCTGGACGACCCTGTGCGGGAGATCGTGCCCGAGGGGATCCggacggacgacggcgttATAGAGGCCGATGTCATCGTGGTAGCCAACGGCTTCGTGACGAAcaacgccgtcggcggcttGGAGATCGTTGGCCGCGGGGGAGAGACGATCGACCAACACTGGGAGTCTTTTGGCGGACCTGAGGCGTACAACTgcaccatcgccaacggctTCCCCAACTTCTTCATCCTGCTCG GACCAAACTCGCTCACGGGGCACACCTCCGCCATCATCGCGGCCGAGAACTCGATCAATTTCGCCCTCCGCATCATCCGGCCGCTCCTCGAAGGCAAGGGGACGGTCGTCGAGGTGACCCGCGAGGCGGAGCAGGACTACGTGGACCGGCTGCAAGAGGACATGCAGAAGACGGTCTGGTTCACGGGGTGCACGAGCTGGTACTTGAAAGAcaccaaggacggcaagaagTGGAACGGCTCGACGTGGCCTTATTCCCAGGCCTACTTCTGGTACCGCTGCCTGTTTCCCAACTTTGCGGACCTGAAGATTAGT GGACCGACACACCGAGGGCGAAGAAAGGGGCCGTGGCGAAAGGCTGCCTTTGTGGCGTTTGTGGGATATATCCTGTCTCTCCTCTTCGGGCTCGCTCGTAACCCGCTGGCTGGCAACCGCTACTGGCAGCTACTGAGAGCAGTGTTGCAGATGCTGCAGAGCAGACTGTTCGTCGAGCTCCAGAGGCTTAAGTCGTGA
- a CDS encoding Putative polyketide cyclase/dehydrase, START-like domain superfamily: MSSSTIPTSTSVVESAVIKAPLSHVWHFIKLQNFQNFWSALKGSEAVKAQEETDVVRWTFKDGTVLEVKQEEHSTINHFITYSVITSQPELSYTSVVSTIRCYPVTSGESENSTFVEWTGNFSSDADAGVIQDAKFKRREALADLAKAAAKL, encoded by the exons ATGTCTTCCTCCACCATTCCCACGTCCacctccgtcgtcgagagcgcCGTCATCAAGGCCCCTCTCAGCCATGTCTGGCACTTCATCAAGC TCCAGAACTTCCAGAACTTCTGGTCGGCCCTGAAGGGAagcgaggccgtcaaggcccaggaggagaccgacgtcgtccgcTGGACCTTCAAGGACGGCACCGTCCTCGAGGTCAAGCAGGAGGAGCACAGC acCATCAACCACTTCATCACCTACAGCGTCATCACCTCCCAGCCTGAGCTGTCGTACACCAGCGTCGTCAGCACCATCCGCTGCTACCCCGTCACCTCGGGCGAGAGCGAGAACAGTACCTTTGTCGAGTGGACCGGCAACTTCTCcagcgatgccgacgccg GTGTCATCCAGGACGCCAAGTTCAAGCGccgcgaggccctcgccgacctcgccaaggccgctgCCAAGTTGTAA
- a CDS encoding Putative FAD-binding domain, phenol hydroxylase dimerization domain, Thioredoxin-like superfamily, whose amino-acid sequence MSEEYDVLICGSGSAGLCAAVWLARCGINFKILERRRGPLEQGQADGVQVRTVEILEHLGLSEDVLKEAYHVLELAFWSPDTTTGGGIRRSHLEPDTEPGLSHLPHVILNQARINEFLIRDIVRSSGASHIRYGSEIREVSVDSEAARDPDAHCVTVKSIEDGVERTYRAKYALGCDGAHSAVRKSLGFKMVGDSTDVVWAVMDVYPRTDFPDIRKKCVVQSDAGNLVIIPREGDEKVRFYMEMPVAAAPGDVTPERVKERLDAIFRPYRVDIAETSWFSAYSIGQRLADRFTRDHRVFLTGDACHTHSPKAGQGMNVSLQDGYNVGWKLAAVLRGRARPSVLETYVTERQRTASDLIDFDRQFARMFSSAYRKAHGYSTEDFQEYFIKSGRYTAGLATRYEPSMLVRTGADDDLARGVKPGMRFPSAQVVRFSDAKAMQLSRAIHADSRWYLVIFPGDALQHRSNERLQKLADNLEIVLKWVTASGTDITSFLNPLLVLKSDRKTVDDKMIPSIFTPHTGKWKVKCLQNIFVDDESYHAGRGEAYAKYGIDPEAGAMVLVRPDQYVAAVYALENTQSLRNFLESVTPGLSNGVSESA is encoded by the exons ATGTCTGAAGAGTACGACGTCCTCAtctgcggcagcggctcgGCCGGActctgcgccgccgtctggCTGGCCCGCTGCGGAATCAACTTCAAGATCCTCgagcggcgccgaggtcccCTAGAGCAaggccaggccgacggcgtccaGGTCCGCAccgtcgagatcctcgagcacctcggccTGTCCGAGGACGTGCTGAAGGAGGCCTACcacgtcctcgagctcgcctTTTGGTCGCCggacaccaccaccggcggcggcatacGCAGGTCGCACCTCGAACCCGACACCGAGCCCGGCCTCAGCCACCTGCCCCACGTCATCTTGAACCAGGCGCGGATCAACGAGTTTCTGATTCGGGACATTGTGAGGTCGTCGGGGGCGTCGCATATCCGGTACGGAAGTGAGATCCGCGAGGTCTCCGTCGACAGCGAGGCAGCACGGGACCCGGACGCCCACTGCGTGACCGTGAAATCGATCGAGGATGGGGTTGAGCGTACCTATCGTGCGAAATACGCGTTG GGCTGCGACGGCGCCCACAGCGCCGTCAGGAAGTCCCTGGGGTTCAAGATGGTCGGGGACAGCACCGACGTCGTCTGGGCCGTCATGGACGTCTACCCGAGGACCGACTTCCCCGACATCCGCAAGAAGTGCGTGGTCCAGTCTGACGCCGGCaacctcgtcatcatcccgcgcgagggcgacgagaaggtCCGGTTCTACATGGAGatgcccgtcgccgccgcgccgggcGACGTCACGCCCGAGCGGGTCAAGGAGCGGCTGGACGCCATCTTCAGACCGTACCGGgtcgacatcgccgagacGTCCTGGTTCTCGGCCTACTCGATCGGccagcgcctcgccgaccGCTTCACCCGGGACCACCGCGTCTTCCTCACCGGCGACGCCTGCCACACGCACTCCCCCAAGGCCGGCCAAGGCATGAACGTCAGCCTGCAGGATGGCTACAACGTCGGCTGGaagctggccgccgtcctccggggccgggcccgcCCGTCCGTCCTCGAGACCTACGTCACGGAGAGGCAGCGGACCGCCAGCGACCTGATCGACTTTGACCGGCAGTTCGCCCGCATGTTCTCGTCCGCGTACCGCAAGGCGCACGGGTACTCCACGGAGGACTTCCAGGAGTACTTCATCAAGTCGGGCCGATACACCGCCGGGCTCGCGACGCGCTACGAGCCGTCCATGCTGGTACGGACCGGcgcggacgacgacctggctCGGGGCGTGAAGCCCGGCATGCGGTTCCCGAGCGCCCAGGTTGTGCGCTTCTCGGATGCCAAGGCGATGCAGCTGTCGCGGGCCATACACGCAGACTCGAGATGGTATCTGGTCATCTTTCCTGGCGACGCCCTTCAGCACCGTTCAAATGAGCGTTTGCAAAAG CTTGCCGATAATCTCGAGATTGTTCTGAAATGGGTCACGGCGTCCGGGACGGATATTACGAGCTTCCTGAACCCCTTACTGGTGTTGAAGTCTGATCGTAAGACCGTGGACGACAAGATGATCCCCAGCATCTTCACGCCTCATACAGGGAAATGGAAAGTCAAAT GCCTCCAGAACatcttcgtcgacgacgaaagcTATCATGCAGGCCGTGGCGAAGCGTACGCCAAATACGGCATCGACCCAGAAGCGGGCGCCATGGTTCTCGTGCGGCCGGACCAAT ACGTCGCGGCTGTATATGCGCTTGAAAACACCCAGTCTCTCCGGAACTTCCTCGAGTCCGTCACCCCCGGCCTGTCAAACGGCGTTAGTGAGAGCGCGTGA
- a CDS encoding Putative sodium/solute symporter, sodium/glucose symporter superfamily, with product MDSTPVLNQGWGYGLMIGLGILFAVIMIIITWALKRYNYELQTSEMFTTAGRSLKSGLVASSVLSTWTWAATLLQSTAVAYKYGVSGPVWYASGATVQIILFATLAIELKRRAPNAHTFLEVVKARYGPVTHAVYIVFCCFCNILVTAMLLTGGSAVIQNLTGAPVAASVFLFPIGVVVYTLFGGIKATFITDYINGLVILVIIFIFAFTVYSTNELLGSPGKVWEILTDLAAERPLSGNSGGSYLTMRSQGGAEFFIINLCGNFGTVFLDNGYYNKAIAASPIDALPGYVMGGISWFAVPWLTATTMGLAGLALEKYDVWPTYPNRLSPADVDAGLVLPTAAVALLGKGGAVATLILALFKFMAIMSTYSSELIAVSSICTYDIYKTYFNPSATGKQLMRINYIGMGVFALLMAGFATGLNYVGISMGYLYLMMGVIISSAVLPATLTLLWDGQSWAAATFSPIIGFVLSMTAWLVTTNIKYGELSVTNTGANEPMLAGNLTSLLSPVLFIPLLTFVPPFRPQGYDWQSMLNIRQADDHDVAGAADADVENVPEAPVEPFADPDEKAKLDKAAKTARWLTVGVTLILLILWPMPLYGTGYVFGKSFFTGWVVVGITWLFASVIMVVFLPIFESRSTIVRTTRLMFKDLFGMRGRGKPVTEGQPQGSRTPPEVAEKIEPKA from the exons CTATGGCCTCATGATTGGTCTCGGCATTCTCTTCGC CGTCATAATGATCATCATTACCTGGGCCCTCAAGAGATACAACTACGAGCTCCAGACGTCAGAAATGTTCACAACCGCCGGGCGGTCACTGAAATCCGGCTTG GTTGCTTCTTCCGTCCTCTCCACGTGGACATGGGCTGCCACTCTGCTGCAGAGCACGGCGGTAGCCTACAAATA CGGCGTGTCTGGCCCGGTGTGGTATGCCTCTGGCGCGACGGTACAGATCATCCTCTTCGCAACGCTGGCCATCGAACTGAAGAGGCGGGCCCCAAATGCCCATACAT TTTTGGAGGTGGTGAAAGCTAGATATGGCCCCGTCACCCACGCTGTGTACATTGTCTTCTGCTGCTTTTGCAACATTCTGG TCACGGCGATGCTTCTCACCGGTGGCTCGGCCGTCATCCAGAACCTGACGGGAGCGCCTGTGGCCGCCtccgtgtttctcttccccATTG GCGTCGTCGTGTACACCCTTTTCGGTGGCATCAAGGCCACCTTCATCACCGACTACATCAACGGGCTGGTgatcctcgtcatcatcttcatcttcgcctTCACGGTGTACTCCACCAACGAGCTCCTGGGCTCTCCCGGGAAGGTGTGGGAGATCCTCACCGATCTGGCGGCTGAACGCCCCCTGTCCGGAAACTCGGGCGGCAGCTACTTGACTATGCGCTCGCAAGGCGGTG CCGagttcttcatcatcaacctCTGCGGGAACTTCGGAACAgtcttcctcgacaacggATACTACAacaaggccatcgcggcTTCGCCTATCGACGCTCTGCCTGGCTATGTCATGGG TGGCATCAGCTGGTTCGCCGTACCCTGGCTGACCGCGACTACCATGGGCCTCGCCGGTCTCGCCCTGGAGAAGTACGACGTGTGGCCCACGTACCCGAACAGACTCTCCccggccgacgtcgacgccggtTTGGTGTTGCCCACCGCGGCCGTTGCGCTCCTAGGAAAGGGGGGTGCCGTCGCGACATTGATCTTGGCT CTTTTCAAGTTCATGGCCATCATGAGCACCTACTCCTCCGAGCTCATCGCGGTCTCGTCAATCTGCACCTACGACATCTACAAGACCTACTTCAACCCGTCGGCGACCGGCAAGCAGCTCATGCGCATCAACTACATCGGCATGGGCGTCTTCGCCCTGCTCATGGCGGGCTTCGCCACGGGCCTCAACTACGTCGGCATCTCCATGGGCTACCTGTACCTCATGATGGGCGTCATCATCTCGTCCGCCGTGCTGCCCGCGACCCTGACGCTCCTCTGGGACGGCCAGTCGTGGGCCGCCGCGACCTTCAGCcccatcatcggcttcgTGCTGTCCATGACCGCCTGGCTGGTGACGACCAACATCAAGTACGGCGAGCTGAGCGTCACCAACACGGGCGCCAACGAGCCCATGCTGGCGGGCAACCTGACCTCGCTGCTGTCGCCCGTGCTCTTCATCCCGCTCCTGACCTTCGTGCCGCCGTTCCGGCCGCAGGGGTACGACTGGCAGAGCATGCTCAACATCCGCCAggccgacgaccacgacgttGCCGGTGCCGCGGACGCGGATGTCGAGAACGTGCCCGAGGCGCCCGTCGAGCCGTTCGCCGACCcggacgagaaggccaagcttGATAAAgcggccaagacggcgcgATGGCTGACTGTCGGCGTCACGCTCATCTTGTTAATTCTCTGGCCCATGCCGCTGTACGGCACTGGCTACGTCTTTGGGAAATCT TTCTTCACCGGCTGGGTCGTGGTGGGCATCACGTGGCTGTTCGCGTCGGTCATCATGGTCGTCTTCCTACCCATCTTTGAGTCGCGGAGCACCATTGTCCGGACAACGCGTCTGATGTTCAAGGATCTTTTCGGGAtgagggggagaggaaagCCAGTGACCGAGGGCCAGCCTCAGGGCTCTAGGACGCCGCCGGAGGTTGCAGAGAAGATTGAGCCCAAGGCTTAG